Within Acanthochromis polyacanthus isolate Apoly-LR-REF ecotype Palm Island chromosome 3, KAUST_Apoly_ChrSc, whole genome shotgun sequence, the genomic segment ACCACAATCAATGTTAATATCTGCTTTGATTGTTCACTAACTCAACACATTTATTATCTAATGTTACATTCATGGATCAAAGTCGGTGTCTCAGTCATCtggtttactttattttattattttatattgtctTAGTGTTTAGTGTGTGCTGTATCTGCTCATGTTTTCAACCCAGTTCTTCTTGGATCTTCTGAGCTGCTGGAATGTGTGAATTTCCTGCTCAAGGatccacaaagacacaagcTGCTGATCCTGCTGTTGGTCAGTTGGTGGCGCTGATGCAGCAAAGAAGGTTTATTTGTTATGAAGCAGCAGGAAAATACACAGAAGAACAAGAGGAGGAGGTCCGCCTCTGTCTTCTATCACGTCCTCAGTGGAGACTCAAAGCACCGTCACTCCAGCAGCGGCATCATTGAGCTTTTAGCTGCAGAAGAGCGAAGATGTCTGGACGAGGCAAAGGAGGAAAGGGACTCGGTAAAGGAGGCGCCAAGCGGCACCGTAAAGTTCTCCGGGATAACATCCAGGGGATCACCAAGCCCGCTATCCGCCGTCTGGCTCGCCGCGGTGGAGTCAAGCGTATCTCGGGTCTGATCTACGAGGAGACCCGCGGTGTGTTGAAGGTCTTCCTGGAGAACGTCATCCGTGATGCTGTCACCTACACCGAGCACGCCAAGAGGAAGACGGTGACCGCCATGGATGTGGTGTACGCTCTGAAGAGGCAGGGCCGCACTCTGTACGGCTTCGGAGGTTAAAGTCAGCGTTCATCAGAACAACAAAGGTCCTTTTCAGGACCACACACCTCCTCTACAGAGCAGCGTTCTACAGTGGTTCTCAATGACTCAATGTTGGCTTGAATACACTACTTTCAAAGATATCCGAAATAAATTCATGTTTTATGTCCACGTACCTAAATATTGCGTAAATTTATATGCAGGTGGGTGTCATGCTGAAAGAATCAGTTACAGCGGCTCCAACTCTGTTTATACtcagttgtctgtctgtctgtgttatTTCCAATTCTAATGAAATACAAGTTTTCTTTAGTGTGTTAACGTGTCTACAAGAAACTGGAGTTAGATGTTTGAACTGGTAAGATCATCAAATGAAATCATTTCAACGATTAAGTTTAAAGTGAGAAGAAAGAGTTTAAATCAGAATTTACTGAACATGGCGGCTGCTGTGGAGGAGGGGTTTATTTGAAACGTCACATTCATTTCATCCAATACACGGTCTGATGTCACACGCGCCAAACCGTTCTGGACCAATCAGCAATGCCCGCTCTCCTCTCTGGACCAATCACAGCTGCCGTTGCTCCGCCGCTCTCCTTATAAGCTCGCTGTTGCCGCTCAGCTTCTACTTGCAGTGAAGACAGAGGAAGCACAATGGCCAGAACCAAGCAGACAGCCCGTAAATCCACCGGAGGAAAAGCCCCCAGGAAGCAGCTGGCTACCAAGGCTGCCCGGAAGAGCGCCCCGGCCACCGGCGGCGTCAAGAAGCCTCACCGTTACAGGCCCGGTACCGTGGCTCTGAGAGAGATCCGTCGCTACCAGAAATCCACGGAGCTGCTCATCCGCAAGCTGCCCTTCCAGCGCCTGGTCAGAGAGATCGCTCAGGACTTCAAGACCGACCTGCGCTTCCAGAGCTCCGCTGTCATGGCTCTGCAGGAGGCCAGCGAGGCTTACCTGGTCGGCCTCTTCGAGGACACCAACCTGTGCGCCATCCACGCCAAGAGGGTCACCATCATGCCCAAAGACATACAGCTGGCCCGCCGCATCCGTGGAGAGAGGGCTTAGACCCACCATGCCAGACTTTACCCGAAACACCACGGCTCTTTTAAGAGCCACACATATTCACTACGGGAGCTCACTCACACCCATCAATAATTCAGCTTAGTACAATTCTGCAAAGCGCTTTAGGAGAGTTGTGTTGCATAAACCGTTTCATAAAATACTTTATTACTATTAAAATACACCGACTGTCTCCTTTGAAGTCTGCAGAGCAGCCTCACGCATTTCCTACAAGAGTCCATATAATAATTGAAAAAGAtgcgttttttaaaaatatttgtggaaGGCTGTTtgggtaccagagaccccaaatttttctacaagacagttccatctgtcgtctatcactgtacaaaaaaagcagcagggttacatttgtagttactgagatattcttactcaaaatggcatgggtaatgtcaaaatcgttttttgcttttcactactttaaattgggatacaagtattagtagtcattccaatggtagtattatgtatgttttgttctttttgaaatgttagttgttaaaggtgactaccttcaaaaagtgtaatgacatgttgacacccatttacAATGCacacatgtaattataacatacacatacaaataattcagggagctctgtagtagtttatggttgagtaatttaaaaataacaacaataatgttgaattttacagtatcagtgcagtgggattaaacatgttaaatttaattgtacaatgtcatgttacaagcaaaagaacctatacctaagttataacttaggtatacctaagttataacattacactttttgaaggtattcacctttaacaactaacatttcaaaaagatcaaaacatacataatactaccattggaatgactactaatacttgtatcccaatttaaagtagtgaaaagcaaaaaacgattttgacattacccatgccattttgagtaagtgacatgttttttttttttaataattatgttaatcaacaattcaaaagtgatggctgattttgattatttaattttcaataaattcttatttattgttacttttgtgagtttcaagtgatttcagtgagaattgtgggtttttccttctttaactgaggggtaccaacaattttgtccacgtgtgtatatgtatatatgttttATTCATGGTCAAATGATCATTTAGTGGAATTTTATGGATGTATACTAAATTTCTAAAACAACCTCCAGCCCAAAACAACATGTATACTGAGACACACGTATTAACTGTAATTTATGATTCAGATTATAGAAGCAGAAGTCGGAGGTCTCCTGTCTTCTTCCTACTTCTGTTAATGTACGCGCCAACAGCAGAgctgctcagccaatcacagacggGGAACTGCGCAGTTATATTTGCATGCGGCCTGTATAAAATGAGTCATTATCTGGTTTCTGTATTAGTTGTAGCTGCAGTGACAGATAAACATGCCTGAACCGTCTAAGCCAGCGCCCAAGAAGGGCTCCAAGAAAGCGGTGACCAAGAGCGCCGGAAAGGGCAGCAAGAAGAGGAGAACCAAGAGAAAGGAGAGCTACGCCATCTACGTGTACAAGGTGATGAAGCAGGTCCATCCCGACACCGGCATCTCGTCCAAGGCCATGGGCATCATGAACTCGTTCGTCTGCGACATCTTCGAGCGGATCGCCGGCGAGGCCTCCCGCCTGGCTCACTACAACAAGCGCTCCACCATCACCTCCAGGGAGATCCAGACCGccgtcaggctgctgctgcccgGTGAGCTGGCCAAGCACGCCGTGTCCGAGGGCACCAAGGCCGTCACCAAGTACACCAGCTCCAAGTAAAGCGTAACACCAACTCAACGGCTCTTTTAAGAGCCACACACGTcatctgcagagctgctggtcCACATTAACTGTGTGGAGGCTTCATTTTGACATACAACTTCGGAAACTCAGATTTTCACATCAGCAAACCTGCAAACACTGATCTTCCTACCTCagctcttgtgtgtgtgtggaggggaggggggaCAGTCATTAAATATTTGTACTGGATGATAAAAATGACCGTATTGAAGACTGAAAATGATACTGGATGAAGAAGCCTGCTGAGCAATCAGAGGGAGACagcctgtttttctttattttcattgtaaatatttaatgttagttgacagaagcactttgggctcaaagcctaagatcagagttttatttgtcacatgcacagttatacagaGTATAATGCCTCATGGTTACActatttttttcaggcaaagtgacacatttttattgctttgatcctaaatatgcagatttgctgttttctcattgtcatgtaaggttgttaatgtaaaagttagctcacagaagcactgtctgctttaagcctcatagttaggttttttttttttaacaaaatgtccaatatctgttggtttcacaggtatggatttgtttttgtttatttgagtatgtaaatatcaatatgttgttccaaagattttgctggacagaagaagcacttggcactctttgaagctggaaaaatgaattgtttcttttttaaattttgaagtaaaaaatagatttgcatatttatacattcttaacttgtttaattatagaaaatgagattttaagggtttggaggaaggtcagcagcagcatcccacagcaGACCCGAGCTGCACATGCTGACTGTTTTCATTGAATTGCCAGCATTAATTTAGGGTGTGTTtaatctctgtttaaacacttATGTGTCCTTTTTTGTATATTCTTTACTTCtatctttcttcctgctggggcCTTTTGCCTGGTCatcactgtaaatgagaaattgttctcagCTGATCTTAActgggaaaataaataatagagctgaaacaactaattgattTAATCAAttataatcgattattaaaatagttgtcaactattttgGTCATCGATTAGTTGGTTAATAAGTCTATTTTTACCAGAAGCGGCATGATTCACGCATATTTTAAgccagcttttgttttttaaaatatcatttatttaatagcctatatgtgatcaataaatgaccttgttattgtttatttttgtgtatattatagttgtgcaaaataaataaaataataaaactcagaactctgatatgttaacggtactaaataaataaatcagtaaatacattcatacacacataaataagttaatacatAAACCGTGTAAAGATAAGATTTAGATGGGAAAAATATCTGTTGAGAATTCCTTtgtccagtattctgcattcagtttttgcagaatccagtattggtcattacattttcttagtatggtttcactgtttaaaatgatgccacatctttttcgacagaacctgtgatcataaaacaatacagaactcttagttttgtgttagtaaagcacttaaagctttaatttcaaaataaatattgtcaattacagtgttgaaa encodes:
- the LOC127533452 gene encoding histone H4, which codes for MSGRGKGGKGLGKGGAKRHRKVLRDNIQGITKPAIRRLARRGGVKRISGLIYEETRGVLKVFLENVIRDAVTYTEHAKRKTVTAMDVVYALKRQGRTLYGFGG
- the LOC127533442 gene encoding histone H3 isoform X1 — protein: MARTKQTARKSTGGKAPRKQLATKAARKSAPATGGVKKPHRYRPGTVALREIRRYQKSTELLIRKLPFQRLVREIAQDFKTDLRFQSSAVMALQEASEAYLVGLFEDTNLCAIHAKRVTIMPKDIQLARRIRGERCLIIENEILRVWRKVSSSIPQQTRAAHADCFH
- the LOC127533442 gene encoding histone H3 isoform X2 translates to MARTKQTARKSTGGKAPRKQLATKAARKSAPATGGVKKPHRYRPGTVALREIRRYQKSTELLIRKLPFQRLVREIAQDFKTDLRFQSSAVMALQEASEAYLVGLFEDTNLCAIHAKRVTIMPKDIQLARRIRGERA
- the LOC127533448 gene encoding histone H2B 1/2-like, translating into MPEPSKPAPKKGSKKAVTKSAGKGSKKRRTKRKESYAIYVYKVMKQVHPDTGISSKAMGIMNSFVCDIFERIAGEASRLAHYNKRSTITSREIQTAVRLLLPGELAKHAVSEGTKAVTKYTSSK